A single genomic interval of Ruminococcus sp. NK3A76 harbors:
- a CDS encoding DUF6760 family protein — translation MSSLRATYRDTSKFSGSRRIVTYPADKIYEEMAFIGYYMHWQNSEIARFSHKERQRWCKEISRINSKLNDEPENIFNI, via the coding sequence GTGTCCTCACTGCGGGCAACCTATCGAGATACCAGTAAATTTTCTGGAAGCCGGAGAATAGTAACATATCCGGCAGACAAGATATATGAAGAAATGGCGTTCATCGGTTACTATATGCACTGGCAGAACAGCGAGATAGCGCGTTTCAGCCATAAAGAGCGTCAGCGCTGGTGCAAGGAGATATCCCGCATCAACAGCAAGCTCAACGATGAACCGGAGAATATTTTCAACATCTGA